From the genome of Fibrobacter sp., one region includes:
- a CDS encoding glycosyltransferase family 2 protein yields the protein MISEKINCLVRVNGNNAADFNEWLEYHIALGFDGIFVFDTGMRTWLEGVCDKYRGLVVLVPREDWRLKRTIINSYSRRRQAPEWFISLDDDEYLWLDMKNYKNVRELLTKYGNDALSIYVKYLSSEKPMRNRVGTMIDCFTHSRPDPQGFVAPNAMTPNTAVTFVKITKEWLRTKSTDLMVNPITPSATRWIDTSGMHMNYGRISAYLGSKTYSPVSFPVRCYKYALKSGIEMEFKEGTCPSGYVVSDLSMQEARARLLRIPVNPETETLFAKSDSALSADTVVVREPSADLKSELMLPITAGKIDEMILGGKYFEDVVEFLNSKNASFDSDVLSKVFNREREMIISSSGIYRKLYELINAGVNDMDILHELKVSKMSLARMKNCLTVLDIAGYDEEKAAAAAADRQVMAAEAEKIVAADNMKELTAAFEESVSATKMTAEEHAEFEAIETEKKAKKKASSKKSRAKKKKADAETQAVLDSQPEVKPEEPVMPKDTGINDDPDSTDLLANVDLSAFMNK from the coding sequence ATGATTTCAGAAAAGATTAATTGTTTGGTACGTGTTAATGGAAATAACGCAGCTGATTTTAATGAATGGCTGGAATACCATATTGCACTTGGATTTGATGGTATCTTTGTATTTGATACTGGAATGCGTACTTGGCTTGAAGGTGTCTGTGACAAATATAGAGGCTTAGTTGTTCTGGTGCCTCGTGAAGATTGGCGTCTGAAACGAACTATTATCAACAGTTATTCTCGACGTCGTCAGGCACCGGAATGGTTTATCAGTCTTGATGATGATGAATATTTGTGGCTTGACATGAAGAATTACAAGAATGTGCGTGAGTTGTTGACTAAGTACGGCAATGATGCGTTGTCTATTTATGTGAAGTACCTGTCATCCGAAAAACCTATGCGTAATCGTGTTGGAACAATGATCGATTGTTTTACCCATTCTAGACCGGATCCTCAGGGTTTCGTTGCGCCGAATGCTATGACGCCGAATACTGCTGTTACATTTGTTAAGATTACTAAGGAATGGCTGCGTACAAAGTCTACCGATTTAATGGTGAACCCTATTACCCCGAGTGCAACCAGATGGATTGATACTAGTGGCATGCATATGAATTACGGCCGCATTTCTGCGTATTTGGGTAGCAAGACATATTCGCCTGTGTCATTCCCGGTTCGATGCTATAAATATGCTTTGAAGTCTGGCATTGAGATGGAATTCAAGGAAGGTACCTGTCCGTCTGGTTATGTGGTATCTGATCTTAGTATGCAGGAAGCTCGTGCCAGATTGCTGCGGATTCCTGTTAATCCTGAAACTGAAACGTTGTTTGCTAAATCTGACTCTGCGTTGTCTGCCGATACGGTTGTTGTACGTGAACCGTCTGCCGATTTGAAAAGTGAACTGATGCTCCCGATAACTGCTGGTAAGATCGATGAAATGATCCTCGGCGGTAAGTATTTTGAGGATGTCGTTGAATTCTTGAACAGCAAGAATGCATCGTTTGATTCTGATGTGTTGTCTAAAGTATTTAACCGTGAACGTGAAATGATAATTTCTAGTTCTGGCATTTATCGCAAGCTGTATGAATTGATCAATGCTGGCGTTAATGACATGGATATCTTGCATGAATTGAAGGTAAGCAAGATGTCTCTGGCCCGTATGAAGAATTGTCTGACGGTATTAGACATCGCTGGATATGATGAAGAGAAGGCTGCTGCAGCGGCGGCCGACCGTCAAGTCATGGCTGCTGAAGCTGAAAAGATTGTCGCTGCGGATAATATGAAGGAATTGACGGCTGCGTTCGAGGAAAGTGTGTCTGCCACTAAGATGACGGCGGAGGAACATGCTGAATTTGAAGCTATTGAGACTGAAAAGAAGGCCAAGAAAAAGGCTAGTTCTAAGAAGTCTAGAGCCAAGAAGAAGAAGGCTGACGCTGAAACACAGGCTGTTTTGGATTCACAACCCGAAGTGAAGCCTGAAGAACCTGTAATGCCTAAAGACACTGGCATTAATGATGATCCTGATAGTACCGACCTTCTTGCCAACGTCGATCTTAGTGCGTTCATGAATAAGTAG
- a CDS encoding AAA family ATPase, with translation MHKIVFKELTFRNFMSYGNNVNKFTFTDGLIWLHGDNGFGKSTIVEAMMFALFGVSYRGGNKADLRNSKNCIRDENWTDPIPDTEVNLVFDMVSQTETESYRVMRSLVGKKDTTKFVIEKLEGDQWVVQNKRAGYSQKDFEEGILQFNDVLFKNVIAMNTQETIPFIMMPAAKKRELLESIIAMSFDKWKKCNGKKSSEATMAFGIAESDIRQYGDEIANLNTIYQKMKDERATNVADMKDTVAKLRSDNDTLNEQMSELNKQKDALEAELTELRRQLDTEYSVTQEIQSLELLSDDIQHLDNLRAEEADYAKQYDENLATYNAMDPAGVKAAKDAAHQEYIDALHDNSHERNIASINAMITMLTDQCNQIIADGKRQIPGEPCPTCGKPRTEEEAEEAKIKLRAQLTEKKAELKGQQAKLDAEVAALEEYKSRVSALQDADNAAAERYDAVVSYNNTSVQPILRYKESISAKIKGVLNRMTQSGINDVAKAVEKLTELRAVKDGFVKIRADFDAKAPGMVDFMSKISTIIAKVDSNNQNIYRLEDDIRHAEENTDDSIAEMERRIQAAESNRRDAENRLHDASDTLAICKAITAICADTGLKQMLFSYFVPEFNKAVQKNLIQANLPFIITFDDSMNFTFTSIPGLASRYEMLSQGQKRKVGFAISMAFRDFVSLIGNFSVNFLSLDEVLDISTDDNAMREMLDLVKSMVADIGCAVVITHRGAAVADKFDYSLGVTYDGLYSRLEDLKEA, from the coding sequence ATGCATAAAATTGTGTTTAAAGAATTGACATTCCGTAATTTTATGTCTTACGGAAATAACGTAAATAAGTTTACGTTTACTGATGGCTTGATTTGGCTGCATGGCGATAATGGTTTTGGCAAGTCCACTATAGTTGAAGCCATGATGTTCGCCTTGTTTGGTGTATCATACAGAGGCGGCAATAAGGCTGATTTGCGCAATTCAAAGAATTGCATTCGTGATGAAAACTGGACTGATCCTATTCCTGATACTGAAGTGAATCTGGTGTTTGATATGGTTTCGCAAACCGAAACTGAATCATACCGTGTCATGCGTTCTCTGGTTGGCAAAAAGGATACTACAAAATTTGTCATTGAAAAGTTGGAAGGTGACCAGTGGGTTGTTCAGAATAAGCGTGCCGGGTATAGTCAGAAGGATTTTGAAGAGGGTATCCTCCAATTCAATGATGTTTTGTTCAAGAACGTCATTGCGATGAATACACAGGAAACCATTCCGTTTATTATGATGCCGGCGGCAAAGAAGCGTGAGCTCCTTGAATCTATTATTGCCATGTCGTTTGATAAGTGGAAAAAGTGCAATGGTAAAAAGTCGTCTGAAGCAACCATGGCGTTTGGTATCGCTGAATCTGATATCCGACAGTATGGCGATGAAATTGCCAACCTGAATACGATTTATCAGAAGATGAAGGATGAACGTGCTACTAACGTTGCTGACATGAAAGACACTGTCGCTAAGCTTAGAAGCGATAATGATACGCTTAATGAACAGATGTCTGAACTGAACAAACAGAAAGATGCGCTTGAGGCAGAATTGACTGAATTGCGTAGGCAGTTGGATACTGAATATAGCGTCACACAGGAGATTCAGTCGTTGGAGTTGCTTTCCGATGATATTCAGCACTTGGATAACCTTCGTGCCGAGGAAGCTGATTATGCCAAGCAGTACGATGAGAATTTGGCTACATATAATGCCATGGATCCTGCCGGTGTCAAGGCTGCGAAGGACGCTGCCCATCAAGAATACATCGATGCGTTGCATGATAATAGTCATGAACGGAACATTGCGTCTATCAACGCTATGATTACTATGCTTACTGATCAGTGTAATCAGATTATTGCGGATGGTAAGCGGCAAATTCCGGGTGAGCCGTGTCCTACATGTGGTAAGCCACGTACCGAAGAAGAGGCTGAAGAGGCGAAAATTAAACTGCGTGCTCAGCTTACTGAGAAAAAAGCTGAATTAAAGGGCCAGCAGGCTAAGCTTGATGCTGAAGTTGCTGCGCTTGAAGAATATAAATCACGAGTTTCGGCTCTTCAGGATGCTGATAACGCTGCAGCTGAACGATATGATGCGGTAGTTTCCTACAATAATACATCAGTTCAGCCTATTTTGCGTTACAAAGAGTCTATTTCTGCTAAAATAAAAGGCGTTTTGAATCGAATGACTCAAAGCGGCATAAATGATGTTGCGAAAGCGGTAGAAAAATTGACTGAGTTGCGTGCAGTTAAAGATGGGTTTGTAAAGATTCGTGCGGATTTTGATGCAAAAGCCCCGGGAATGGTGGATTTTATGTCAAAAATCTCTACGATTATTGCTAAAGTCGATTCTAATAACCAGAATATTTATCGTCTGGAAGATGATATTAGACATGCCGAGGAGAATACTGATGATTCTATCGCTGAAATGGAACGTCGTATACAGGCTGCCGAATCAAATAGACGGGATGCCGAGAATCGGTTGCACGACGCCAGTGATACATTAGCCATTTGCAAAGCGATCACGGCAATATGTGCTGATACGGGCTTGAAACAGATGCTGTTTAGTTATTTTGTGCCTGAATTTAACAAGGCTGTTCAGAAGAATCTTATTCAGGCGAATCTGCCGTTTATCATTACATTTGATGATTCGATGAATTTTACGTTTACAAGCATCCCGGGTTTGGCATCACGTTATGAAATGCTTTCTCAGGGTCAGAAGCGTAAGGTCGGCTTTGCGATTTCTATGGCGTTCAGGGACTTTGTTTCGCTTATCGGTAATTTCTCTGTTAATTTCTTGTCGTTGGATGAGGTCCTTGACATTTCGACTGATGACAACGCCATGAGGGAAATGCTTGATCTTGTTAAGTCTATGGTCGCTGATATTGGGTGCGCAGTCGTGATAACGCATCGAGGCGCCGCCGTGGCAGACAAGTTCGATTATTCACTAGGTGTTACGTACGATGGGTTGTATTCTCGCCTAGAGGATCTGAAGGAAGCTTAA
- a CDS encoding portal protein: protein MLVKKAKIPDNLATKILTHVRSYGAANEKGELFDRIFNRGDTIREITASKNVVGQGVSQMMYPNGMAPDGFSTYSPGIGVSTKSMDVDKVQNAIAENQISLYWRKNVERALKYDTVACRSEVNESLIQLCNEAIYKDDIDEICSLSIDHDAEIGDAVQLKLGRIFRRDVLRKIMQFDKNGWDYMKYLLTRGRIFLEVLYDQGSGRIVGVNMLPEENVIIVVQDNLIIGYRQMLTGAISMQNGGKNYIDFSPNQILYASLGMTGPGGINDPRSILEPAMKPYNQLNTIEDSVVMYRVLWGSEKLVMKVDTSGMTKATAEKFMKDQAKVFSRKLDYNSMTGEITNFGKVVGLTEHYIIGVGQGRTGSSIERMNGGEQLGNIDDLKFFKRNLVNALMVPPGRITALAGDSQNYSQGKIGEVTQAEVSFARLVQRYQTPFENILVRLFVMVLNTDNSLSEDIKFQDLYRVRFRKSNGFQNFIDSEVWTTKLQVFDAMMKHVSSKENPSGALSKQAALRWGLRLDDEQYNLNKKWCKEEEKEASGEDTSGGDEAPDAGGAGGSIPGM from the coding sequence ATGCTAGTAAAGAAAGCGAAAATACCCGACAATTTAGCTACTAAGATTTTGACTCATGTCCGTAGCTATGGCGCCGCTAATGAAAAAGGCGAACTGTTTGACCGAATATTTAATCGTGGCGATACTATTCGTGAAATCACAGCATCCAAGAATGTTGTCGGACAAGGCGTAAGTCAGATGATGTATCCAAACGGAATGGCTCCGGATGGATTTAGCACCTATAGTCCGGGTATCGGCGTATCGACTAAGTCCATGGATGTGGATAAGGTACAGAATGCGATCGCTGAGAACCAGATTTCGCTGTATTGGCGTAAGAATGTTGAACGTGCATTGAAGTATGATACGGTGGCATGCCGTTCTGAAGTGAATGAATCTTTGATTCAACTATGTAATGAAGCTATTTATAAGGATGATATCGACGAAATATGCTCGCTATCTATTGACCATGATGCTGAGATTGGCGACGCAGTTCAGCTGAAGCTTGGACGTATTTTCCGACGTGACGTGCTTAGAAAGATCATGCAGTTCGATAAGAATGGCTGGGATTACATGAAGTATCTGTTGACCCGTGGCCGTATCTTCTTGGAAGTGCTATATGATCAGGGTAGCGGTCGTATTGTCGGTGTCAACATGCTTCCTGAAGAAAATGTGATTATCGTTGTTCAGGATAATTTGATTATTGGATATCGTCAGATGTTGACTGGCGCAATTAGCATGCAGAATGGTGGTAAGAACTACATTGATTTTAGCCCAAACCAGATTCTATATGCTTCATTGGGTATGACTGGTCCGGGTGGCATCAATGATCCCCGTTCTATCCTTGAACCGGCTATGAAGCCGTACAATCAGCTGAATACCATTGAGGATTCAGTTGTAATGTATCGTGTATTGTGGGGTTCGGAAAAACTGGTGATGAAGGTTGATACCTCTGGTATGACCAAGGCGACTGCCGAAAAGTTCATGAAGGATCAGGCCAAGGTGTTTAGCCGTAAGCTTGATTATAATTCTATGACTGGCGAAATCACCAATTTTGGTAAGGTAGTCGGTTTGACTGAACATTATATTATTGGTGTTGGACAGGGACGAACTGGTTCTAGTATCGAACGTATGAATGGCGGCGAACAGTTGGGCAATATCGATGACTTGAAGTTCTTCAAGCGTAACTTGGTTAATGCCTTGATGGTTCCTCCGGGCCGTATAACTGCGTTGGCTGGCGATTCCCAGAATTACTCACAGGGTAAGATTGGTGAAGTAACTCAGGCTGAAGTGTCGTTTGCACGATTGGTTCAGCGTTATCAGACACCGTTCGAAAATATTCTTGTCCGCTTGTTCGTAATGGTGCTGAATACGGATAATTCACTTTCCGAAGATATCAAATTTCAGGACCTGTACCGTGTTCGCTTCCGTAAGTCAAATGGCTTCCAGAATTTTATTGACTCTGAAGTCTGGACTACAAAGCTTCAGGTTTTTGACGCCATGATGAAGCATGTGTCGTCCAAGGAAAATCCGTCGGGCGCATTATCTAAGCAGGCTGCATTACGATGGGGATTGCGATTGGATGATGAACAGTACAACTTGAACAAAAAGTGGTGCAAGGAAGAAGAAAAGGAAGCGTCTGGTGAAGATACCAGTGGTGGCGACGAAGCGCCTGACGCTGGTGGCGCCGGTGGTTCAATCCCGGGAATGTAA